One segment of Caldanaerobius polysaccharolyticus DSM 13641 DNA contains the following:
- a CDS encoding glutamine synthetase III family protein, with protein sequence MCQNSLSEIFGSYVFNDSVMRERLPKATYKALRKTIDEGLPLDPQVAEVVASAMKDWAIEKGATHFTHWFQPLTGITAEKHDSFISPTPEGRVIMEFSGKELIKGEPDASSFPSGGLRATFEARGYTAWDCTSPAFVKDNTLYIPTAFCSYTGEALDLKTPLLRSMEALSKQALRILRLFGNTTAKKVITTVGPEQEYFLIDKKMYDKRKDLILTGRTLFGAKSPKGQEMEDHYFASIKERISAYMKELDEELWKLGVSAKTKHNEVAPSQHELAPVFTTTNIATDHNQLTMELMKKVALRHGLVCLLHEKPFAGVNGSGKHINWSMSTDDGQNLLDPGHTPHENAQFLVFLCAVIKAIDEYADLLRVAAATPGNDHRLGANEAPPAIISVFLGEQLTDILHQIENGGATSSKQGGILKIGVSTLPALPKDTTDRNRTSPFAFTGNKFEFRMVGSSSPIATANYILNTIVAEELSQIADRLERAANFDEEVQNILEEIVKNHKRVIFNGNGYSEEWVEEAEKRGLPNIRSTVEAIPALIAEKNVKLMEKHGVLSRVELEARYEIMLEHYTKTINIEALTMLDIAKRQILPAVINFTTKLADSINSIKATGVNADISAQSDLLVEVSSLAATFKKNIDELEKAVNGASDVEGDSYKLASYYRDVVFAKMGDVRDVADKLETLVDKELWPLPSYSDMLFNV encoded by the coding sequence ATGTGTCAAAACTCGTTAAGCGAGATTTTTGGGTCTTATGTATTCAATGATTCTGTAATGCGGGAACGGCTCCCAAAAGCCACATACAAGGCTTTGAGGAAGACCATAGACGAAGGCCTACCCCTTGACCCTCAGGTGGCAGAAGTGGTGGCCAGCGCCATGAAAGACTGGGCCATAGAAAAAGGCGCCACTCACTTTACACACTGGTTTCAACCCTTAACAGGCATTACTGCCGAAAAGCACGATTCCTTTATTTCCCCAACTCCTGAGGGACGAGTGATCATGGAATTTTCCGGTAAAGAGCTGATCAAGGGTGAACCTGACGCATCTTCTTTCCCTTCAGGAGGTCTCAGGGCTACGTTTGAGGCGCGTGGCTATACGGCATGGGATTGCACGTCACCTGCATTTGTAAAAGACAACACCTTATACATCCCTACAGCTTTCTGTTCCTATACCGGCGAAGCCCTGGACTTAAAAACCCCTTTGCTGAGGTCCATGGAAGCCCTGTCAAAGCAAGCGTTAAGGATACTGCGCTTATTTGGCAATACCACTGCTAAAAAAGTAATCACCACAGTAGGGCCTGAACAGGAATACTTCCTCATAGACAAAAAGATGTACGACAAAAGAAAAGACCTTATACTCACAGGCAGGACTCTCTTTGGCGCAAAATCCCCTAAAGGACAGGAGATGGAAGACCATTACTTCGCTTCGATTAAAGAGAGAATATCTGCCTACATGAAAGAGCTGGATGAAGAGCTGTGGAAATTGGGCGTTTCTGCTAAGACGAAACACAATGAAGTAGCGCCATCCCAGCACGAGCTAGCACCTGTATTTACCACCACAAACATAGCTACAGACCACAATCAGCTAACTATGGAATTGATGAAAAAAGTGGCTTTAAGGCATGGCCTTGTATGCCTTCTCCATGAAAAGCCCTTTGCTGGCGTCAACGGCTCAGGGAAACACATAAATTGGTCCATGAGCACAGATGACGGTCAGAACCTGTTGGACCCAGGTCACACGCCCCACGAAAACGCTCAGTTTTTAGTATTTCTGTGTGCGGTAATTAAGGCTATAGATGAATACGCAGACTTACTGCGGGTAGCGGCGGCTACACCGGGAAATGACCACAGGTTAGGTGCTAACGAAGCGCCTCCCGCTATCATATCGGTATTCCTAGGGGAACAGCTAACAGACATCCTGCACCAGATCGAAAACGGAGGAGCCACTAGCTCCAAGCAAGGCGGGATCTTAAAGATAGGCGTTTCTACATTACCAGCATTGCCTAAAGATACCACTGATAGGAATAGGACATCGCCCTTCGCTTTTACAGGCAATAAATTCGAGTTCAGGATGGTAGGATCTTCATCGCCTATAGCTACTGCCAACTATATATTGAACACCATAGTAGCAGAAGAGCTGTCTCAAATCGCCGATAGGTTGGAAAGGGCCGCTAATTTTGATGAGGAAGTACAAAACATTTTAGAAGAAATTGTTAAAAACCACAAGCGGGTAATCTTTAATGGAAATGGGTATTCAGAAGAATGGGTAGAGGAAGCTGAAAAGAGAGGACTGCCCAACATTCGCTCCACTGTGGAAGCTATACCCGCCCTTATCGCTGAGAAAAACGTCAAGCTCATGGAAAAACACGGCGTATTAAGCAGGGTTGAACTAGAAGCAAGGTATGAAATAATGCTGGAACACTATACAAAGACGATAAATATCGAGGCTTTAACGATGCTGGATATAGCAAAGCGCCAGATCTTGCCAGCAGTTATAAACTTCACCACAAAACTGGCCGATTCTATCAATTCCATTAAGGCCACAGGCGTAAACGCGGATATCAGCGCCCAAAGCGACTTGCTTGTAGAGGTATCCTCACTAGCAGCAACCTTTAAAAAGAACATAGATGAATTAGAAAAAGCCGTTAACGGCGCATCGGACGTGGAAGGCGATTCTTATAAGTTGGCCTCATATTACAGAGACGTAGTATTTGCAAAGATGGGCGATGTAAGGGATGTAGCTGATAAGCTGGAAACCCTCGTGGATAAAGAATTGTGGCCGTTACCTTCCTATTCCGATATGCTGTTCAACGTCTAA
- a CDS encoding phenylacetate--CoA ligase family protein encodes MYWNKTVECMDRELLKELQLKRLKDTVKRVYHNVPYYREKMQKAGLTPEDINALEDIKLLPFTTKDDLRQTYPFGMFAVPLSEVVRIHASSGTTGKPTVVGYTRKDIDTWSELVARAIVSAGGGRDSIVQVSYGYGLFTGGLGLHYGAEKVGAVVVPMSGGNTRRQIMFMKDFGTTILACTPSYALYLAETMEEEGIKPEDLKLKAGIFGAEPWSENMRKEIEQKLHIIALDIYGMSELIGPGVAMECQCKNGLHIYEDCFIAEVIDPVTGEVLPEGQKGELVITSIAKEALPVIRYRTRDITALNSEKCPCGRTHARIDKILGRSDDMLIIRGVNVFPSQIETALLNVGEVEPHYMLVVDRVDNLDQLEVWVEVSDRFFSDEVKGLEDLRKKIAHEIYCTVGINVSVKLVEPKTIERSEGKARRVIDRRKI; translated from the coding sequence ATGTATTGGAACAAGACAGTTGAATGTATGGACAGAGAACTGTTAAAAGAGCTTCAGCTAAAAAGGCTGAAGGATACTGTGAAGCGGGTATACCATAACGTGCCTTATTACAGGGAGAAGATGCAAAAAGCGGGATTGACCCCAGAGGATATAAATGCCCTTGAGGATATAAAACTGCTCCCCTTTACCACAAAAGACGATTTAAGGCAGACTTATCCTTTTGGGATGTTTGCGGTGCCTTTAAGCGAGGTGGTGAGGATACACGCTTCATCGGGCACCACAGGCAAGCCCACGGTAGTAGGTTATACCAGAAAGGATATAGATACGTGGTCAGAGCTGGTAGCCAGGGCCATCGTAAGCGCCGGTGGTGGAAGAGATTCTATTGTGCAGGTATCCTATGGTTACGGCCTTTTTACAGGGGGTTTGGGGCTGCACTACGGCGCTGAAAAAGTGGGGGCTGTTGTAGTCCCTATGTCAGGTGGCAATACCAGGAGACAGATAATGTTTATGAAGGACTTTGGCACCACTATCCTCGCATGTACTCCTTCTTACGCCCTTTATCTGGCTGAAACTATGGAAGAGGAGGGAATTAAACCGGAAGATCTCAAGCTGAAAGCCGGTATATTCGGCGCTGAGCCCTGGAGTGAAAACATGAGGAAGGAAATAGAGCAAAAGTTGCACATTATAGCTCTGGATATATACGGTATGAGCGAATTGATAGGCCCAGGCGTGGCCATGGAGTGCCAGTGTAAAAACGGGTTGCACATCTACGAAGATTGTTTTATAGCCGAGGTAATAGACCCTGTTACAGGAGAGGTGCTACCTGAAGGACAAAAAGGGGAATTGGTCATAACGTCAATCGCTAAAGAGGCTTTACCTGTCATAAGGTACAGGACCAGGGATATAACGGCCTTAAATAGCGAGAAGTGTCCATGTGGGAGAACCCACGCCAGGATAGATAAGATATTGGGCAGGAGCGATGATATGCTGATAATAAGGGGTGTGAATGTATTTCCATCTCAAATCGAAACGGCTCTTTTAAACGTAGGAGAGGTGGAGCCCCATTACATGCTGGTAGTAGATAGGGTGGATAACCTGGACCAATTGGAGGTGTGGGTTGAAGTATCCGATAGATTTTTCTCTGATGAGGTAAAAGGGCTGGAGGATTTGAGAAAGAAAATAGCCCATGAAATCTATTGCACTGTAGGGATAAACGTGTCTGTAAAACTGGTGGAGCCTAAGACCATTGAAAGGTCTGAAGGAAAAGCCAGAAGGGTAATAGACAGGCGTAAAATATGA
- a CDS encoding ACT domain-containing protein, producing the protein MLVKQVSVFLENKPGRLADITKLLGDNGIDISALSLADTTNFGILRIIVNDPDRAVKIIRDNGFTVKTTEVLAVEVEDRPGGLADVLKVLEEQKVSIEYAYSFVKRTADKAFVLLKVEQPEKVVELLKKTDLRVLTDEEVYGL; encoded by the coding sequence ATGCTGGTTAAACAGGTGTCTGTATTTCTAGAAAATAAACCTGGCAGGCTTGCTGATATTACAAAATTACTAGGGGACAATGGCATAGATATAAGCGCGCTGTCTTTAGCTGATACCACTAACTTCGGCATACTGAGGATTATAGTAAATGACCCCGATAGGGCTGTGAAGATTATTAGGGATAATGGCTTTACCGTCAAAACCACCGAGGTCCTGGCTGTGGAAGTGGAGGACAGACCAGGGGGACTTGCGGATGTATTGAAAGTGCTGGAGGAGCAAAAGGTAAGTATAGAATACGCTTATTCTTTTGTTAAGAGGACAGCAGATAAAGCCTTTGTGCTTTTAAAAGTGGAGCAGCCTGAAAAGGTCGTAGAATTGTTGAAGAAAACCGATCTGAGGGTGCTTACAGATGAAGAGGTGTATGGACTATAA
- a CDS encoding tetraprenyl-beta-curcumene synthase family protein, with product MDLKGRLYQMYLIYNYVAKVFPKVDGELKKFVQIAKRIPDAQLSKQALNSIKSKKFHCIGGCVYALYPFVDQEKLISFITAYQTISDYLDNLCDRAGVWDEVAFRQLHKAMTDALDLYSEKEDYYKYYAYKEDGGYLSYLVDRCRNYVTSLPSYCVVREEMLKLASLYADLQVYKHLLPSVREKKMNQWFKLYIGEYPDINGWEFSAATGSTLGVFVLAAEAQRRDLNKNEVKNILNAYFPWISALHILLDYYIDLYEDLKEGDLNFVSYYSGDDECRQRLEFFLANSLKKAEELKYPLLHRTAVEGLIAMYLSDPKACIYEHKNTTRHLIRRAGKFARLLYHMCLGLRKVSILS from the coding sequence ATGGATTTAAAAGGAAGATTGTATCAGATGTATTTAATATACAATTATGTCGCTAAGGTGTTTCCTAAGGTTGACGGTGAACTAAAAAAATTCGTGCAAATAGCTAAAAGAATACCAGATGCCCAGCTGTCCAAACAAGCTTTAAATAGTATTAAGTCAAAGAAGTTTCATTGCATTGGCGGATGTGTTTATGCCCTTTATCCCTTTGTGGACCAGGAAAAATTGATTAGCTTTATAACTGCGTACCAGACTATAAGCGACTACCTGGACAATTTATGTGACAGGGCCGGTGTATGGGATGAAGTGGCTTTTAGACAGCTGCACAAAGCCATGACTGATGCCTTGGATCTGTATTCCGAGAAAGAAGATTATTATAAATACTACGCTTACAAAGAGGATGGAGGGTATCTGAGCTACCTGGTAGATCGATGTAGAAATTATGTCACTTCCTTGCCATCATATTGTGTGGTCAGGGAGGAGATGCTGAAACTTGCGAGCCTGTACGCGGATTTACAGGTATACAAACATCTGTTGCCAAGTGTCAGGGAAAAGAAAATGAACCAGTGGTTTAAGCTTTATATTGGAGAATACCCGGATATCAATGGATGGGAATTTTCAGCTGCAACTGGCTCTACGCTGGGCGTTTTTGTGCTTGCAGCAGAAGCCCAGAGGCGGGATTTAAATAAAAATGAGGTCAAAAATATTTTGAATGCCTATTTTCCATGGATCTCCGCTTTACACATTTTGCTGGATTACTATATTGATTTATATGAGGATTTAAAAGAAGGAGATTTGAACTTTGTAAGCTATTATAGTGGAGATGATGAATGCCGGCAGCGCCTGGAGTTTTTTTTGGCAAACTCATTAAAGAAAGCGGAGGAGTTAAAATACCCCTTGCTGCATCGCACAGCGGTGGAGGGCCTTATAGCTATGTATTTATCCGATCCTAAAGCCTGTATCTACGAACATAAAAATACAACCCGGCATCTGATCAGGAGGGCAGGGAAGTTTGCCAGGCTGCTGTATCACATGTGTCTAGGCCTTAGGAAGGTTTCGATATTATCGTAA